A window of Acidobacteriota bacterium genomic DNA:
CTGCTTCGCGCCGGCGAGGCGGACGTGCTGCTGACGGGGGGCGCGGACGCGTGCGTGACCGCCGGGATGATCTTCGGGTTCTGCCGCATGCGCGCGGTGTCCACGCGGTACAACGACACCCCCGCCGAGGCGTCGCGCCCGTTCGATCGGGGGCGGGACGGATTCGTGCTGGGCGAGGGGGCCTGGATGCTCGCGCTCGAGCGCGAGGATCGCGCGCGCGCCCGCGGCGCGCGCGTGTACGCCACGGTTGATGGCTACGGCTCGACGTGCGACGCGTACCATCGCGTGCAGATGGACCCTGACGGCGAGCAGATCGTGCGCGCGATGCGGCTGGCGATCGAGCGGTCCGGCCGCGCGGCGGAGGAGATCGGCTACGTCAATTTCCACGGGACGTCCACGCAGCTCAACGACGCCGTCGAGTCGCGTTGCGTGCGGCGGGTGTTCGGCGCGCGCGCCGACGCGGTGCCGGGCTCGTCCACCAAGTCGATGATCGGGCATCCGCAGGGGGCGAGCGGCGCGGCCGGGATCGTCACAACGGCCCTCGCCCTGTCTCATGGGTTCCTGCCGCCGACGATCAACCAGCGCGAGCCGGACCCGGAGTGCGACCTCGACGTGATCCCGAACGCGGGACGGCCGGGGCGTGTCGAAGCGGCGCTCTGCAACTGCCTCGGGTTCGGCTCGAAGAACAGCGCCATCGTGCTGGGACGCGGATGAACCCGGACGTCATCGTGGTTGGCGGCGGGCCGGCGGGAAGCGTCGCGGCCATCGTGCTGGCGCGCGCCGGCGTGCGCGTGCGCCTCTTCGACCGCGCGCGGTTCCCGCGGCGGAAACTGTGCGGCGACACCCTGAACCCGGGCGTGAGAGCGCTCCTGGCGCGACTGGGGCTCTCGGGAGCGACCGAACAGGGCGGCACGCCCGTCGCCGGCATGGTGGTCACCGGTGGGGGAGTGGCGGTGACCGGCCGCTATCCGCGCGGTGTGACCGGCCTCGCCCTCACGCGGGCCGTGCTCGACGCGCGGCTCCTCGACGCGGCGGGGAAGGCCGGCGTGGGAATCGACGAAGGGACGCTGGTGTCCGGCGCGTACTGTCCGCGCGGCACGACGGTCGGCGGCGTGCGCGTGGCGCAACGCGGCGGCGGCGCGCGCGGGATCGTGCGCGCGCGCCTCTGCATTGCCGCCGACGGCCGCCACTCCACGCTGGCGTTCACGCTCGGGCTCTCGCGCCATCCGGAGAGCCCCCGGCGCTGGGCCGTGGGGAGCTATTACACCGACGTGGAGGGCATGACCGACTTCGGCGAGATGCACGTACGGCGGGGCCACTACATCGGCGTCGCGCAGGTGCCCGGCGGCCTGGTGAACGCGTGCCTGGTGACGCCCGATCGCGCGCGCCTGAAAGATCCCGAGCGGGCGCTGCGCGAAACGCTCGCAGGCGATCCGATGCTTCGCGAGCGGTTCGCGCGCGCACGACCCGTCGCGCCGGTCGTCACGCTCGGGCCGCTCGCCGTTGATGCCCGCGCTGCGGGGATGCCGGGGCTCCTTCTTGCGGGCGATGCGGCCGGCTTCATCGATCCGATGACGGGCGATGGCCTGCGGTTCGCGATACGGGGAGGCGAGCTGGCGGCGCGCGCGGCGCTGCACGCGCTCGAGACCGGCGATCAGAACGCACACGAGCGGCTGGCCGGCCTGCGGCGCGAGTTCCGGCGCAAGCGCACGTTCAACCGCGCGTTGCGCGCGCTCGTCGGCTCCCCCGGCGCCATCCGCGTCGCCTCGGCAGGGGCGCGAATGGCCCCGGCGGCGCTGCGCTACGTGATCGACGTCGCCGGAGACGTCCGCGCCGCATGACCCCACACGCCCGCATCATCAGCACCCTCGTCATCATCTTCGGGCTCATGGCCGTGGAAGCGCGGCGCTCGGCTCGCAACGAGCGCGCGCTCCGCGCGCGCGGCGCCGTCGAACCGCCGTCCGACGTGTATGCCTGGATGCGGATCGTTTACCCGCTCGCGTTCATCGCGCCCGCCGTCGAGGGATGGCTGCGGGTGGCGGATCCGCGGGAATGGTGGCTCGCCGGGCTCGTGGCCTTCGCCGTGGCGAAGGGGCTGAAGTACTGGGCCGTGCGATCGCTCGCCGATCGGTGGTCCTTTCGCGTGCTCGTCGTTCCGGGCGCGCCCCTCGTCACGCGCGGCCCGTATCGTTTCCTGTCCCACCCCAACTACCTCGCGGTCGCAGGGGAGATCGCCGGGGCGGCGCTGCTCCTGGGCGGACCCCGCACCGGCGCGCTCTTTACAATTCTCTTCGGCTGGCTGATGCTGAGGCGCATCACAGTGGAGGAGCGCGCGTTGCAGGTCCCGAAACCGAGTGCTGAGCCCGCTGGCCTCCCGCGATGGGCCGGTTGGTTCGACGCGCTCTCCGTCACCCTGTTGCTCATCGCTCTCAAGGTCGCCATCAGCAGCGGGCTGCGCGCGTCCGCGTTCGGGCAGCTCATCACGGTGCGCCAGGCGTGGCGCCCGGCGCTCATCGCGCTGGCGCTCATGGCGTTCCGGCACTGGCGCGCGCCGCGGCCGCACCTCGTCCAGAGGATCTGGGAGGCGCTCGGTGCCGCCCGGCGCCGGCCCTATGCGGACATCGTTCGCATCTGGGCCGTCAGCCGGTTCGGCGTCGTCATGGTCGGCGCCGTTGCCGTGCTCATCATCGGCCGCCCGCCCACGATGGAGTACCGCGTCTCAAACGATCTGCTGGCCGATCTCCCGGGACGATGGGACGCGGGGTGGTACGCGGCGATCGCGCAGGAAGGCTACCGCGACCGCGCGCGCGCAGGTGAGCCGGCGCAGCGGGCGGTCGCCTTCTTTCCGGCGTACCCGATGCTGCTGCGCGCGGCGTCGGTGTTCACCGAGCCGCAGCGGGTGGCGGACATGACGTACGACCGGTACATCGAGCTGCGGCAGTCGCGGCTCGTCTGGGCCGGCCTGCTGATTGCCGTCGCGATCTTCCTGCCGGCGCTCGTCGCCCTGTACCGGTGGATGGAGGTGCGGAGCACGCCCGACGCCGCGCTTGCCACCGTCGTCTTCCTCTCGGCGTATCCGTTCGCGGTCTTCTACAGCGCGCCCTACACGGAATCGCTGTTTCTGTTTTCCGCCGTGAGCGCCTGCCTCGCGTTCGAGCGAGGGCGGTGGCTTGCCGCCGCCGCGGCGGGACTGCTGGCGGGGCTGACGCGCCCCAACGGCGCGATGTTGAGCCTGACGCTTGGACTGATCGCGATCGCGCCGCTGCTGGCGCGCGATCGGCGCGCATCGATCCGGGAACTCCCGGGCCGGCTCCTCGTGGCGGCGATGCCCGGCGCCGGCATGCTGGCGTTTTCGGCGTACACGTACTCGCTCTCCGGCGATCCGTTCGCGTGGATGAAGGTCCAGGAGGCGTGGGGACGCAGCTTCGCGGGATCGACGGCCTACGCGGAGTGGGTCGTCGTGACCGTGTGGCACGACGGGCTCCTCGCGTGGGTGCGACGCTCGCCCGCGGAGTTCATCCAGACGCTCGCCGCCCTCTTCGCGCTCGGCATGACCTGGCCCGTCTACCGGCGGCTCGGCGCTCCCTATGCCGTGTTCATGCTCGCCAACCTGCTGCCCCCGCTGTTCAAGGGGGGCGTGCTGTCGATCGGGCGGCTGACTTCCACGCTGTTCCCGATGTTCGCCGCCCTGGCGCTCATCGTCCCTCCCTCGCGCCGCGCCGGCTGGCTGCTGCTCTTCGCGTTAGGACAGGGTTTGATCGCCGCTTTGTTCTTCACCTGGCGGCCGGTGTATTAGACTCCCCCGAGGAGGGGAGCATGCGCGTTTCGCGTAGGGGATTCGTCCGTGCGGCGGGCGTGGCGGGCGCGTCCGCACTCGTTTCTCTGCGGGGTGCGCAGCTCCTCGCGCGCGGCCGCGAAGCGGCTGTGGGCGAAGGACGGGAGTTCGAGTTCGTTCCCGCCAGCGCGACCGGCCCGATTCGCCTCAGCAGCAACGAGAACCCGATCGGGCCCCCGCCGGTTGCCGTCGAAGCGCTGATGGCGGCGCTGGCCGCCGACGCGCCGAGGTATCCCGGCGGTCCGACGCAGAAAGTCACCGAGCGCATCGCCGCCCACCATTCGGTGCCCGTTGAATCGATCGTCTGCGGCAGCGGGTCCGGCGAGATTCTTCGAATGGCGGTGTACGCGTTCACCAGCCCGCAGCGCGCGCTGATCACCGCCGCCCCCTCTTTCGAGGATCCCACGCGTTACGCGGAGCTGCTGGGCGCGCGCGTCGACGCGGTGCCCGTGACCCGTGACCTGAAGCTCGATCT
This region includes:
- a CDS encoding FAD-dependent monooxygenase, coding for MNPDVIVVGGGPAGSVAAIVLARAGVRVRLFDRARFPRRKLCGDTLNPGVRALLARLGLSGATEQGGTPVAGMVVTGGGVAVTGRYPRGVTGLALTRAVLDARLLDAAGKAGVGIDEGTLVSGAYCPRGTTVGGVRVAQRGGGARGIVRARLCIAADGRHSTLAFTLGLSRHPESPRRWAVGSYYTDVEGMTDFGEMHVRRGHYIGVAQVPGGLVNACLVTPDRARLKDPERALRETLAGDPMLRERFARARPVAPVVTLGPLAVDARAAGMPGLLLAGDAAGFIDPMTGDGLRFAIRGGELAARAALHALETGDQNAHERLAGLRREFRRKRTFNRALRALVGSPGAIRVASAGARMAPAALRYVIDVAGDVRAA
- a CDS encoding beta-ketoacyl-[acyl-carrier-protein] synthase family protein, with the protein product MRIAITGIGVVSPFGIGRERFWTQVSRGCSGVRPIEAFDASELPCKVAAPVPPLDVTDVFPPGGNGNGGPSGGVSGKADPKRYAKVSLIAVLAAREAWSDAGLRLGEPGAGVIVGSGAGGIDIAEQQYREFFTASGRRVTPYAIPVSIVGIVSSEISIALGLHGISHVLSTGCTSSTDAIGYAASLLRAGEADVLLTGGADACVTAGMIFGFCRMRAVSTRYNDTPAEASRPFDRGRDGFVLGEGAWMLALEREDRARARGARVYATVDGYGSTCDAYHRVQMDPDGEQIVRAMRLAIERSGRAAEEIGYVNFHGTSTQLNDAVESRCVRRVFGARADAVPGSSTKSMIGHPQGASGAAGIVTTALALSHGFLPPTINQREPDPECDLDVIPNAGRPGRVEAALCNCLGFGSKNSAIVLGRG